A genomic region of Gimesia chilikensis contains the following coding sequences:
- a CDS encoding cytochrome c oxidase subunit 3, which yields MNTAATTTTDEHSDAHDHEHHDPRLAHHFDSHQQQFDTGKLGIWLFLVTEVLFFSGLFGFYAVYRSLHPEVFVYASQFLDTTLGAANTIVLLFSSLTMAWGVRCAQLGQTRGLLTCLVITLGCAAIFLGVKSFEYTEKAHHGLLWAGAYVSPEHHGEEHVDPEKAPGAAAAAALEAEAIEAEKEEAHTEESHNEGDTLFEKTKATLSYMTLVLWVVIVLSGVAFGALIKNPNKKNLATIAGCFLVSAVGMQLGAYASIGYHAFGHHEEPTKQEIQMAETAPIEYAEQTEKVPEPKLAGTFFSVYFCMTGLHAIHIIGGMIAISWLIVRTVNGAFTTYYFGAVDFVGLYWHLVDLIWIYLFPLLYLIN from the coding sequence ATGAATACCGCGGCCACCACCACAACAGACGAACATTCAGACGCCCACGATCATGAGCACCATGATCCCCGGCTGGCGCATCACTTCGACTCGCATCAGCAGCAGTTCGATACCGGTAAACTGGGTATCTGGCTGTTCCTGGTCACTGAAGTGCTGTTCTTCAGCGGTCTGTTCGGCTTCTATGCCGTCTATCGTTCACTGCACCCTGAAGTCTTTGTCTATGCCAGCCAGTTCCTGGATACGACCCTCGGCGCAGCTAATACCATCGTACTGCTCTTCAGCAGTCTGACCATGGCCTGGGGCGTGCGTTGTGCCCAGCTGGGACAGACACGCGGATTGCTGACCTGTCTGGTGATCACCCTGGGTTGTGCAGCGATCTTCCTGGGTGTCAAATCGTTTGAATACACTGAGAAAGCACACCACGGTCTGCTCTGGGCCGGTGCTTACGTCAGCCCGGAACACCACGGCGAGGAGCACGTCGATCCGGAAAAGGCTCCCGGAGCTGCAGCGGCAGCTGCCCTCGAAGCCGAAGCCATCGAAGCTGAAAAAGAGGAAGCACACACTGAAGAAAGTCACAACGAAGGTGACACGCTCTTCGAAAAAACCAAGGCCACACTGTCTTACATGACCCTCGTTCTCTGGGTGGTTATCGTACTCTCTGGTGTTGCCTTTGGAGCACTCATTAAAAATCCGAATAAGAAAAATCTGGCGACCATCGCCGGTTGTTTCCTGGTCTCTGCGGTCGGAATGCAGCTCGGTGCTTATGCCAGCATCGGCTACCATGCCTTCGGTCATCATGAGGAGCCCACCAAACAGGAAATCCAGATGGCAGAAACTGCTCCCATTGAATATGCCGAGCAGACTGAGAAAGTGCCTGAGCCCAAACTGGCCGGTACCTTCTTCAGTGTTTACTTCTGCATGACCGGCTTGCACGCCATCCATATTATCGGTGGTATGATCGCCATCAGCTGGTTGATTGTGCGGACGGTTAACGGTGCCTTCACAACATACTACTTTGGTGCAGTCGATTTCGTCGGTCTGTACTGGCACCTGGTCGACCTCATCTGGATCTACCTGTTCCCGCTGTTGTACCTGATCAACTAG
- a CDS encoding quinol:electron acceptor oxidoreductase subunit ActD yields the protein MSMNKEIMATTIEHPAENKVEPELLGLLAEFNDPESLMEASRKVRDAGYNRWDTHTPFPVHGIDEAMGIKYTILPWIVAACGLTGGTIAISMQYWMNAVDYPFLISGKPLFSIPACIPIMFELSVLLAAFGAFFGMLGLNQLPKLYNPIFKSDAFRRATNDRFFLSMDASDPKFSEIDTGEFVKSLNPNHVEEFWSDVESPKLPRNLKLGLSLFGVLMLMPIALVAYKRSTVTDNPRIHIIPDMDFQPYLKAQNTTTIFGDGREMRPHIPGTIPRGQYKDDNIPFYYGLKVLPEDQDVITIAAQDDAKADEEKPAEAKPAEGANADAQAAAEDKLANLPWVTEFPMPVTDKMMARGKERYRIYCSVCHGLGGEGDGLVTLRAMDLQQGTWVRPASYHTDNVRKQPVGRLFHTITNGVRKMPAYGPQIPPEDRWAIVLYLKALQKSHQVDADTLTNDEKRKLRDTK from the coding sequence ATGAGTATGAATAAAGAAATTATGGCGACCACGATCGAACATCCAGCTGAGAACAAAGTAGAACCCGAACTCCTGGGGTTGCTGGCCGAGTTCAATGATCCGGAATCCCTGATGGAAGCATCCCGGAAGGTGCGCGATGCCGGCTACAATCGCTGGGATACCCATACCCCGTTCCCGGTTCACGGAATCGATGAAGCTATGGGCATCAAATACACGATTCTGCCCTGGATTGTGGCTGCCTGCGGTCTGACCGGCGGTACTATCGCGATCAGCATGCAGTACTGGATGAACGCCGTAGATTACCCGTTCCTGATCAGTGGTAAGCCGCTCTTCAGTATTCCGGCCTGTATTCCGATCATGTTCGAACTCTCGGTTCTGCTGGCTGCCTTCGGTGCCTTCTTCGGCATGCTCGGTCTGAACCAACTGCCCAAACTGTACAATCCGATTTTCAAATCGGATGCTTTCCGTCGTGCAACCAACGACCGCTTCTTCCTGAGTATGGATGCCAGCGATCCCAAGTTCTCCGAAATCGATACCGGGGAATTCGTGAAGTCGCTCAATCCAAACCATGTGGAAGAGTTCTGGTCGGATGTCGAATCACCAAAACTGCCACGGAACCTGAAACTGGGCCTGAGCCTGTTCGGCGTCCTGATGCTGATGCCGATCGCCCTGGTTGCTTACAAGCGATCCACTGTGACCGATAATCCGCGGATCCATATCATTCCCGACATGGACTTCCAGCCGTATCTTAAGGCACAGAATACCACTACAATCTTCGGCGACGGTCGTGAAATGCGTCCGCATATCCCCGGTACGATTCCCCGTGGTCAGTATAAAGATGACAATATTCCCTTCTACTACGGTCTGAAAGTTCTGCCGGAAGATCAGGATGTGATTACGATCGCCGCCCAGGACGATGCGAAAGCCGATGAAGAGAAACCGGCTGAAGCAAAACCAGCAGAAGGTGCCAACGCTGACGCCCAGGCGGCAGCAGAAGACAAACTGGCTAACCTGCCCTGGGTAACCGAGTTTCCGATGCCCGTCACCGATAAGATGATGGCTCGGGGTAAAGAACGCTACCGCATTTACTGTTCTGTCTGTCACGGTCTGGGTGGGGAAGGTGATGGTCTGGTCACCCTGCGAGCCATGGACCTGCAGCAGGGAACCTGGGTACGCCCGGCATCCTACCATACCGACAACGTTCGTAAACAGCCTGTGGGACGCCTGTTCCACACGATCACCAACGGTGTCCGCAAGATGCCTGCCTACGGGCCGCAGATTCCGCCGGAAGATCGCTGGGCGATTGTGCTCTATCTGAAGGCCCTGCAGAAGAGCCATCAGGTTGACGCAGATACCCTGACAAATGATGAAAAACGAAAACTTCGGGACACCAAATAA
- a CDS encoding cytochrome C oxidase subunit IV family protein: MSDHVESDAHAEEAQSCHVHIVPVKVLVGVFLALVFLTIVTVEAAKYDTGSVDVIVSMAIATAKASLVVFIFMHLWYDKPLNRITFFFSICFAAFFLCMILLDSHAYDHYVKGFQEDNAPVAAEAPAAPAPAAPAGEQAAPAAAPEAAEKKAAPEAKAEKAPEAESKPAPEKPAADKK, encoded by the coding sequence ATGTCAGATCATGTTGAAAGTGATGCTCACGCAGAAGAGGCTCAGAGCTGCCACGTACACATCGTTCCGGTAAAAGTGCTGGTCGGTGTCTTCCTGGCCCTGGTGTTTCTGACCATCGTGACCGTAGAAGCCGCCAAGTACGATACCGGCAGCGTGGATGTGATTGTCTCCATGGCGATCGCGACAGCGAAGGCATCCCTGGTGGTCTTCATCTTTATGCACCTCTGGTACGATAAACCATTGAACCGCATCACCTTCTTCTTCTCGATCTGTTTTGCGGCCTTCTTCCTCTGCATGATCCTCCTCGACTCGCACGCGTACGATCATTACGTGAAAGGGTTCCAGGAAGATAACGCGCCTGTAGCAGCAGAAGCACCGGCTGCACCCGCGCCCGCTGCCCCGGCTGGCGAGCAGGCTGCACCAGCGGCAGCCCCTGAAGCAGCCGAAAAAAAGGCAGCTCCCGAGGCGAAGGCTGAGAAAGCTCCTGAAGCAGAGTCGAAACCGGCTCCTGAAAAGCCAGCCGCTGATAAGAAGTAA
- a CDS encoding SCO family protein, with the protein MKPLHTSILILFVWGLSVLPVQADRMEKAPKSIEKLDVIEHLDTQLPLDLKFQDSSGKPVTLGDYFKKDRPVILSLNYSNCPMLCSLQLTALVRGLKELEWSADEQYDFVSVSIDPKETYQRANLTKQKYFKEYDRAGTAGGWHFLCGRQESIDKLADAMGVQYQYVAERQEYAHPAVLLVCTPDGRVSRYLYGINFPKQTLKLALVEASEGKIGSTVDRFLLFCFHYDADSGRYAPTARNIMKIGGFATVFILTVVLIPYWRGRKGRQALETGDAQTHEVPQETRHFSTPEK; encoded by the coding sequence ATGAAACCGTTGCACACCTCCATCCTGATCCTCTTTGTCTGGGGACTGAGTGTCCTGCCAGTACAGGCGGACCGGATGGAAAAAGCTCCTAAAAGTATCGAGAAACTGGACGTCATTGAGCACCTGGATACTCAATTACCCCTGGATCTCAAATTTCAGGATAGTTCCGGGAAACCGGTAACCCTGGGCGACTACTTTAAAAAAGACCGTCCGGTTATCCTCTCGCTGAATTATTCCAACTGTCCCATGTTGTGTTCTCTGCAACTGACGGCACTGGTTCGGGGGCTGAAGGAGCTGGAGTGGTCTGCGGATGAGCAATATGATTTTGTTTCGGTGAGTATCGATCCCAAAGAGACTTACCAGAGAGCCAACCTGACCAAACAGAAATACTTTAAAGAATACGATCGTGCGGGAACTGCCGGAGGCTGGCATTTTCTGTGCGGTCGGCAAGAGTCCATCGATAAATTAGCGGATGCGATGGGAGTCCAATATCAGTATGTGGCGGAACGCCAGGAATATGCCCATCCGGCAGTCCTGCTGGTCTGCACTCCCGATGGACGCGTTTCCCGTTACTTATACGGAATTAATTTTCCGAAACAGACCCTGAAACTGGCGCTGGTGGAAGCGTCAGAAGGTAAAATCGGTTCCACCGTTGATCGTTTTTTACTGTTCTGTTTTCATTACGATGCAGACAGTGGTCGGTATGCTCCGACCGCAAGGAATATCATGAAAATCGGCGGCTTTGCCACCGTCTTCATTCTGACTGTCGTTCTGATTCCCTACTGGAGGGGACGTAAAGGCAGACAGGCACTTGAGACAGGCGATGCCCAGACTCACGAGGTTCCACAGGAGACGAGGCACTTCTCGACTCCCGAAAAATAG
- a CDS encoding cytochrome c oxidase subunit I — MATVVDSSDPKSNFPIQYRELNYLNCSSGWKSWFFTLDHKRIGIMYLIGVTCSFFLGGLFAVLLRTELLSPERVLMGPDSYNQMFTLHGAIMTFLVIIPGVPAAIGNIILPVMLGAKDVAFPRMNLGSFYLWMFGAAFFLAAIVLGGLDTGWTFYTPYSVTTSTAVITALLGVFILGFSSIFTGLNFIVTIHTMRPPGMTWFKMPLFLWALYATALIQILATPVLGITGLLLIVERAFHIGIFDPALGGDPVLFQHFFWFYSHPAVYVMILPAMGVVSEVIAVHSRKHIFGYRFIAYSSIAIAMFGFLVWGHHMFVSGQSRVVAVIFSAITFSVSIPSAIKVFNWLTTMYKGSIRFTTAMCYGLAFIFIFSIGGLTGLFLATLATDVHLHDTYFVVAHFHYVMMGSSLVGLFAAVHHWWPKISGKMFSETWGRIACLGVFLGFNLTFFPQFLLGTRGMPRRYYTYLEEFQGLHIMSTCGAYLLGLSSALMAATLIYSVYRGKKAPANPWGGASLEWQCSSPPPHNNFDHPPLAGDPYVMESVVYNEEIGGYVPVECQGDNKQSVTASGDKEA; from the coding sequence ATGGCAACTGTAGTTGACTCCTCCGATCCAAAATCAAATTTCCCGATTCAATACCGTGAATTGAATTATCTGAACTGTTCCAGTGGCTGGAAGAGCTGGTTCTTCACACTCGATCATAAACGCATTGGTATCATGTACCTGATCGGGGTGACCTGCTCATTCTTCCTGGGGGGCCTGTTCGCAGTTCTGCTGCGTACGGAGCTGCTCTCACCTGAGCGCGTTCTGATGGGACCCGATTCCTACAACCAGATGTTTACCCTGCACGGGGCGATCATGACCTTCCTGGTGATTATCCCCGGGGTTCCGGCGGCGATCGGGAATATCATCCTGCCGGTGATGCTGGGGGCCAAAGATGTGGCCTTCCCCCGCATGAACCTGGGCAGCTTTTACCTCTGGATGTTCGGGGCCGCCTTCTTCCTCGCAGCGATCGTGCTGGGTGGACTGGATACCGGCTGGACCTTCTATACACCTTACAGTGTCACCACCAGTACCGCGGTGATCACGGCCCTGCTGGGGGTCTTCATTCTGGGTTTCAGTTCGATCTTTACCGGGCTGAACTTCATCGTGACGATTCACACGATGCGTCCTCCCGGAATGACCTGGTTCAAAATGCCTCTGTTCCTCTGGGCTCTGTATGCAACCGCACTGATTCAGATTCTGGCAACTCCCGTTCTGGGGATCACTGGTCTGTTGCTCATCGTCGAGCGGGCTTTCCATATCGGGATTTTCGATCCGGCACTCGGGGGTGACCCTGTGCTGTTCCAGCACTTCTTCTGGTTCTATTCGCACCCTGCTGTGTACGTGATGATTCTGCCGGCCATGGGTGTGGTCAGTGAAGTGATCGCCGTTCACAGCCGCAAGCACATCTTCGGATATCGGTTCATCGCCTACAGTAGTATCGCGATCGCGATGTTCGGCTTCCTGGTCTGGGGACACCACATGTTTGTCTCCGGTCAATCCCGCGTCGTGGCTGTGATCTTCAGTGCGATTACCTTCAGTGTGTCGATTCCCTCGGCGATCAAGGTCTTCAACTGGCTGACTACGATGTATAAAGGTTCGATTCGCTTTACCACCGCGATGTGCTACGGTCTGGCGTTTATCTTTATCTTCTCCATCGGTGGTCTGACCGGGCTCTTCCTGGCAACACTCGCCACCGACGTCCACCTGCACGATACCTACTTCGTGGTGGCTCACTTCCACTACGTGATGATGGGGTCTTCATTGGTCGGTCTGTTTGCTGCTGTTCACCACTGGTGGCCTAAAATCAGCGGTAAGATGTTCAGCGAGACCTGGGGACGGATTGCCTGCCTGGGAGTCTTCCTGGGCTTCAACCTGACCTTCTTCCCGCAGTTCCTGCTGGGAACTCGGGGCATGCCTCGCCGATACTACACCTACCTGGAAGAATTCCAGGGACTGCACATCATGTCTACCTGTGGTGCCTACCTGCTGGGACTGAGTTCCGCCCTGATGGCTGCCACCCTGATTTACTCGGTGTACCGTGGCAAGAAAGCACCAGCGAATCCCTGGGGAGGTGCTTCCCTGGAATGGCAGTGCTCTTCACCACCACCACATAATAACTTCGATCATCCTCCCCTGGCCGGCGATCCCTACGTAATGGAATCCGTGGTTTACAACGAGGAAATCGGAGGATACGTTCCCGTTGAATGTCAGGGGGATAACAAGCAATCTGTGACCGCATCAGGAGATAAAGAAGCTTAA
- a CDS encoding cytochrome c oxidase subunit 3 — protein sequence MLFTSRDRLSQRDFGLAIFLFSIAVLFVGGLLAYVVVRTSMAQTSQPINLVIPPILWLSTALLILGSITIHRSLYYVRLEKQQQFRNCLNLTFLLGGAFFVIQTLGLMNVLSQHGELLLSLDPAQDSYRYLSSYGMLFAFVLLHAVHFIVAFGVLGYVIYKAYLYEYDHEYHWGVHACSVVWHFLGVIWICMLLLFCFVG from the coding sequence ATGTTGTTCACATCCCGCGACCGACTCAGTCAGCGGGATTTCGGACTGGCCATCTTCCTCTTCAGTATCGCGGTTCTATTCGTCGGAGGGTTGCTGGCGTACGTGGTTGTACGCACCAGTATGGCTCAGACATCCCAGCCCATCAATCTGGTGATCCCTCCGATTCTCTGGTTGAGCACCGCGCTGCTGATTCTGGGCAGTATCACCATTCACCGCTCACTGTATTACGTCCGGCTGGAAAAGCAGCAGCAGTTTCGTAACTGCCTGAACCTCACCTTCCTGCTCGGCGGCGCTTTCTTTGTGATTCAGACCCTGGGGCTGATGAACGTCTTAAGCCAGCACGGAGAACTGCTGCTCTCACTCGACCCGGCTCAGGATTCATATCGCTACCTCAGCAGCTACGGCATGCTGTTCGCCTTTGTGCTGCTGCACGCGGTGCATTTCATCGTGGCCTTTGGTGTCCTCGGTTATGTAATTTACAAAGCCTATCTCTATGAGTACGACCATGAGTATCACTGGGGCGTCCATGCCTGCTCTGTCGTCTGGCATTTTCTGGGCGTGATCTGGATCTGTATGCTGCTGCTGTTCTGCTTCGTGGGCTAA
- the coxB gene encoding cytochrome c oxidase subunit II — protein MLANADAGFWFPPQGSTVAEHSDSVYFFILYVCTFFFVLIVSLMVLFMVKYRHRPGVEAEKTSTHNLTLELSWSVIPTLLTIVMFWVGFTGYIDMRTPPSDSYDINVIAKKWSWAFQYPNGWIESELHIPKGENVTLTMASDDVIHSLWVPAFRTKMDVVPGRYTQEWFKATRAGEYPLMCAEYCGQKHSNMISKVIVHETRGDFDKWLQQASDIHKNKSPVEAGEYFYKSRGCIQCHSLDGTPKNGPSFKGLYGKDEKMTDGSTVKVDDNYLRESILEPQASIVAGFRPIMPTFKGQLTDQDISAIIAFIKAQK, from the coding sequence ATGTTAGCAAACGCCGATGCCGGGTTCTGGTTCCCGCCGCAAGGTTCAACAGTGGCAGAACACAGCGATTCTGTCTACTTCTTCATTCTGTATGTCTGTACGTTTTTCTTCGTACTGATTGTCAGTCTGATGGTGCTGTTTATGGTCAAATACCGCCATCGACCTGGTGTCGAAGCCGAAAAGACCAGCACACACAATCTGACGCTGGAACTTTCCTGGTCCGTGATCCCGACACTGCTCACCATTGTGATGTTCTGGGTTGGCTTCACCGGCTACATCGATATGCGGACGCCTCCCAGTGACTCTTACGATATCAATGTGATTGCCAAGAAGTGGTCCTGGGCCTTCCAGTATCCCAATGGCTGGATCGAAAGCGAACTGCACATTCCCAAAGGGGAAAACGTCACGCTGACCATGGCTTCCGACGACGTGATCCACAGTCTGTGGGTTCCCGCCTTCCGGACCAAAATGGATGTCGTTCCCGGGCGTTACACCCAGGAATGGTTCAAAGCCACGCGTGCCGGTGAATACCCGCTGATGTGTGCCGAATACTGTGGTCAGAAACACTCTAACATGATCAGCAAAGTAATCGTGCACGAAACCCGTGGCGACTTCGACAAGTGGCTGCAGCAGGCTTCTGACATTCATAAAAACAAATCACCTGTCGAAGCGGGTGAATATTTCTACAAAAGTCGTGGTTGCATCCAGTGTCACTCGCTGGACGGTACACCTAAGAATGGACCGAGCTTTAAAGGTCTGTACGGCAAGGATGAGAAGATGACTGATGGTTCCACGGTCAAAGTAGATGATAATTATCTGCGTGAGTCCATTCTGGAACCTCAGGCCTCAATCGTTGCCGGTTTCAGACCGATCATGCCGACCTTTAAGGGGCAGCTGACCGATCAGGACATTTCAGCGATTATTGCCTTTATCAAAGCTCAGAAGTAG
- a CDS encoding quinol:cytochrome C oxidoreductase — MQTSHDADKKITVQTLDELGPLPLKIALGCSVLLPVAFVLGLVFNHGWDLFAFSYLQSTFFCLSISLGALFFVMIQQLTRAGWSVVLRRISEFLSLGVIPMAVLVLPIVLLSLTGNDTLYKWASAENVAQDTLLQHKAPYLNNGFFAIRYVIYFASWIFLARFFLNKSLAQDESGDPELTLLMERRSGPAILLYAFTLTFAAFDFIMSLDAHWFSTIFGVYYFAAGLVGFFSVLAISLVFLRSKGLLQEPVTVEHLHDVGKLLFAFNCFWAYIAISQYLLIWYANIPEETTFFLPRQTNGWGTVSLMLVIGHFAIPFVFFMSRWMKRNPKTLCFWAVYLLIMNWVDIFWLVMPNLAFDGMDPAVSFPMILINVCCTIGVGGIFVATILKLSAGKSIMPVRDPRLEESLEFHNI; from the coding sequence ATGCAAACCTCACACGACGCTGACAAAAAGATTACTGTGCAAACCCTGGATGAACTGGGGCCGCTTCCATTGAAGATCGCTCTGGGCTGCTCCGTCCTGCTGCCGGTAGCGTTCGTACTGGGACTGGTCTTCAATCACGGTTGGGATCTGTTTGCCTTCTCTTACCTGCAGAGCACATTCTTTTGCCTGAGTATTTCGCTGGGCGCGCTGTTCTTTGTGATGATTCAGCAGCTGACCCGTGCCGGCTGGAGTGTGGTCCTGCGGCGTATTTCGGAATTTCTCTCCCTCGGTGTGATTCCGATGGCTGTCCTCGTACTGCCGATCGTGCTGCTGTCCCTGACGGGCAACGATACGCTCTACAAGTGGGCCAGCGCGGAGAACGTGGCTCAAGATACTCTACTGCAGCACAAAGCCCCTTACCTGAATAATGGCTTCTTTGCGATTCGCTATGTGATCTACTTCGCTTCCTGGATCTTTCTGGCCCGGTTCTTCCTGAATAAATCACTGGCACAGGATGAATCCGGTGATCCGGAACTGACGCTGCTCATGGAGCGTCGCAGTGGTCCCGCGATCCTGCTGTATGCGTTCACGCTGACTTTTGCCGCCTTCGACTTCATCATGTCGCTGGACGCTCACTGGTTCAGTACGATCTTCGGCGTCTACTACTTCGCCGCGGGTCTGGTCGGGTTCTTCAGTGTGCTGGCCATCAGCCTGGTGTTCCTGCGGAGTAAAGGGTTGCTCCAGGAACCTGTCACCGTCGAACACCTGCACGATGTCGGTAAACTGCTGTTTGCCTTCAACTGCTTCTGGGCTTACATCGCGATTTCCCAGTACCTGTTGATCTGGTATGCGAATATTCCTGAAGAAACCACCTTCTTCCTGCCCCGTCAGACAAATGGCTGGGGAACAGTATCACTGATGCTGGTCATCGGACACTTTGCGATTCCTTTTGTCTTCTTCATGTCACGCTGGATGAAGCGGAACCCCAAGACTCTCTGTTTCTGGGCCGTTTATCTGCTGATCATGAACTGGGTTGATATCTTCTGGCTCGTGATGCCTAACCTGGCCTTTGATGGCATGGATCCGGCAGTCTCGTTCCCGATGATCCTGATCAACGTCTGTTGTACAATTGGAGTCGGCGGAATCTTTGTGGCGACCATTCTGAAGCTGTCCGCTGGCAAATCAATCATGCCGGTTCGTGACCCGCGTCTGGAAGAATCGCTCGAGTTTCATAACATTTAA